Within Cytophagia bacterium CHB2, the genomic segment TCATCCGCTTCGGATTGATGCACACGAATCCGGCCGATTTCGACAATCCACAATTGTTTGTTCACAGAGGTTGTTTGGATCACCTGCAAAAATTGGCGAATCAAAGATTCTAAAAGCGCCAGGGTGGGATCCTTGGGGATGCGAATGACCGCAAGGCCTGCGGTTTGATAGGGCGGGAAGCGAATGACATCGGCAAAATCCAAATCTAACGTGACCAAACAGCGTTGTTCGCGGCAACAATGCTCGTAGATGACTTGATCCGGATTACCGTGTAAGCCTTCCTCCCGTACGGTCTGCACATCATGGCCAGCAAGGCGAAAAAGCTGCTGCGTGCGCTTGCCAAAGTTTTCATCAAGTTTGATTTTCACGCTGCCTGATCGAGTGGAATGTCAACATATCTTTCTCGTGACATCTCTGCGCCATAGGCAATAGCCGCAAGAATATCCTGATCTGTCAAGTGGGGATATTCCTCGAGAATTTCTGCCATGGTCATGCCGGCAGCTAAAAAATCAAGAATGAGAGAAACCCAAATGCGGGTGCCGCGAATGCAGGGCTTGCCAAAGCAGATATTGGGATCAACCGAAATGCGTTGCAGCAGCGGATTCATGGCTCATTTCCATTTTGCTAATGAAGATGCGCCGTAATCTAACCGATTCCGGCCAGCATTGCAAGCTCATTGTCGGCGCGGCTGCGTTTTTTCTCAAAACAATCCGGTAATTGTGCCATGATCATCAACATCCATCTTCATCGCTGCCGGCGTTTGCGGCAAGCCCGGCATCAGCATCATGTCGCCGCAAATCATGACGAGGAACCCTGCGCCGGCGGAAAGTTGCGCATCCGTCACGGTCAGCGTCCAGCCTTTGGGCGCTGCGAGGGCGCGGGGGTTATCGGTAAGCGAGGCCTGTGTTTTGGCCATGCAAATCGGCAGAGTACCATAACCGTGTGAGATGAATGCTTCGATTTTCTTCTGCGCTTTTTTCTCAAAATAAACCTCTTCTGCGCCATAAATTTCCATGGCGATCTTTCGCACTTTCTCCTGCACCGATAGGTTGAGATCATACAAAAATGCCGGCTTGGGATTTTTGTAGGACTCTGCTTTAGCCACGACTTTTTCAGCCAGCGCGATAACGCCCTCCCCGCCTTTCATAAAGGCCTCATGCGCGGCGCAATCGACTTCCAGCCGCTGGCAAAGGTCGAAGATCATATTGATCTCGGCTTGCGTATCGAACGGAAACTTGTTCACTGCCACCAGCACCGGCACACCGAATTTTCGCATATTGCGAACATGTGTTTCCAAATTAATTAGGCCTTTTTTAAACGCTTCAGGATTCTCCTTGCTCAATTCCTGCGCCTGATCCGGGACGCCACCGTGCAATTTCATCGCGCGGCAGGTCGCGACAATCACCACCGCTGAAGGCCATAAACCCGATTGGCGGCAGACGATGTCAAAAAACTTTTCGCCGCCGAGATCCGCGCCAAACCCGCACTCGGTTACAACATAATCGGCAAGCTTGAGCGCAATGCGATCGGCAATCACGCTGCTGGTGCCGTGCGCGATGTTGGCAAACGGCCCGGCGTGCACCAACGCGGGCGTGTGCTCGATGGTCTGCACGAGATTGGGCATGATCGCATCGTTGAGAATTACGGCCATGCCGTTGTTGGCCAGGAGATCGCGGGCTTTGACGATGTCGCCTTTGCGGTTATACCCGACCACAATCTCGCCCAATCGATGCTTCAAATCCTTGCGTGAGCCGGCGAGCGCCAGAATCGCCATCACTTCCGAGGCGGCAGTAATGACAAAACCGGACTCGCGCGGAATGCTGTTCACGCGCCCACCCAAACCCACGACGATATGCCGCAAGGCGCGATCATTCATGTCCATCGTGCGGTTCCACTGAATATTGGTCACGTCGATGTTGAGCGCATTGCCTTGATGCAAGTGATTATCCAGCATGGCCGCCAGCAAATTGTGCGCAGCGGTGACGGCGTGAATATCGCCGTTAAAATGCAAATTGATCAACTCCATCGGAATCACCTGGGAATAGCCGCCGCCAGTGGCGCCGCCCTTGATGCCGAATACCGGTCCGAGCGAAGGCTCGCGCAAGGCAATCATGCCTTTCTTGCCGATGCGCGCCAATGCCTGGCCCAGGCCGACCGTGGTGAGGGTTTTGCCTTCGCCGTGACTGGTGGGCGTCATGGCGGTGACCAGAATCAATTTGCCCTCGGGCCGGGAGGAAAATTTCTCCAGCGTTTCGAGTTTGATTTTTCCGGTGTATTTGCCGTAGAACTCAAAATCATCATCGGTGATGCCGAGCTGATCCATGATATTTCGAATCGGATTCAGCGTCGCGCGTTGCGCGATTTCAAGGTTGGTGAGCATGGGGTTTCCTTAGTGATGAAATCTTAGCTTTTGCGGCAAACATTTTCAAACCGCGAATTGACGCGAATAAACGCGAATCACTCATTCGCGCCTATTCGCGTTCAGTCGCGGTTACTCTTGTTGTTTTCTTACAGCGTCAATCCATTTCCGGTTCGGCCACCGGTTCGGAGACATGATATTCCCGCAGCAACGCTTCAAAATCGGCTCCGCCTTCTTGTTTTGCGAGTTGGGTCAGCCGCAGCAAACGTTCTTGATAGGTTTGCGTTTGCATGCGATAAATCACGCCCAGCGAAATTTTGCCGATTTCATTACTGACCTGCCAGGCCTGGTCGAGCGAGGCCGGATCATATTCTGCCGGCAAATCGACAGCCAGATCGCGAATAATATCGAATTGATCCTTTCCAACAAACGTCACGCACGGGCTTAGGATCTGCACAAACGCAAAGCCGGGATGCTGAATTGCTTGCACGATGAGATCGACGCATTGCTTGACATTGCTGGAAAAGCTGCGCGCGATGAAAGACACCTCGTAACTCAACGCCAGCTTGATGGGATTGATGGCATCTTCGATAATGCCGTAGGGCGTGGATTTTGTTTCGTGATCACTGCCGGTGGTGGGCGAGGTTTGGCCCTTGGTCATGCCGTAAATGCCGTTGTCCATCATGATGTACGTCATATCGATGTTGCGCCGCGCCGTGTGCGGAAAATGCCCGCCGCCGATGCTCAGGCCGTCGCCGTCGCCCGCCACCGCAATCACAGTGGTTTCCGGACGCGCCAGCTTCACGCCTTGCGCCACCGGCAGGGCGCGGCCATGAATGCTGTTGAAGCCGTAAGTTTTGACATATCCCGGCAAGCGGCTGGAACACCCGATGCCGGAGACGATCGCAACTTCTTCGAGCGGAAGTTGCAAGCGGCCCAGCGCCTGATAAATCGCATTCAACACGCCAAAATCGCCGCAGCCCGGGCACCAAACCGGTTTTACTCCGCTGCGATAGTGTGTTGCAGTGTAGTTTCCCATAACGAATCAACCTCTTGAATGGCGTCCAAAATTTCTTGCACGGTGAACAGCGCCGCGCCCGTGTGTTTATGCACGCGCGTGCTATGCGGCAGCGCAAGTTGACTTTTTAAATAGCTGTAAAATTGGCCGTCGGCTAATTCCACGATTAACAAACCCTCGAGCTGATCGAGAAAGGCTTGCACCGGGGCCACCGGCAGCGGCGCCAATTGCCGCAACACCAACGCTGCGACTTTGTGCCCTTCGGCCTGGAGCTTGGTGACGGCTTCTTGCACCACGCCCGTGGTCGAACCCCACGCCAGAATGCCGATATCCGGATCGTGATCGCCGCAGCGCCAGAGCAAATTCGGCTCCTCCCGCAGGATGACTTGATTTTTTAGCGCGCGCTTGTGCGTCATTTTTTCATCCAGCTCGGCGTTGGAGGTCGGCCTGCCGGTTTCGTCGTGCTCGATGCCGGCAGCGGTGTACATGCCGCCTTTTATGCCGGGAGCGGAAATCGGCGACACGCCCGTTTCCGTCATTTTGAAGCGTTGATACGGCTGCAACTCTTCGCCGGAAGCGAATTGGCGCGTGATTATCTTCGGTTTGAGTGCATCAAAATTCACCTTCGGAATGACTTCCAGGCGTTGTCCGAGAAACTGGTCGCTCAACACCAGCACCGGCACTTGATATTTTTCCGCAAGATAAAACGCATGCACCGCAATTGCAATCGCATCCGCGGCATCTGTCGGCGCCAGAACCACGCGCGGCAAGTTGCCGTGCCCACCGAACACCGCGTGAAACAAATCAGCCTGCGTGGTTTTCGTGGGGATGCCGGTGCTCGGGCCGGCGCGCTGCACGTCGATGATGACCAGCGGCAGCTCCGCCATTGCCGCCAGGCCGATCGCTTCCGTCATGAGAGAAAGTCCCGGTCCGGAGGTGGCGGTCATGGCTTTTTTTCCAGCGAAGGAAGCGCCAATGGCCATGGTGATGGCGGCAATTTCGTCCTCGGTTTGAATGAACACGCCGTCGAATTTGGGCAACTGCGCTGCCATCCATTCCATGACTTCACTGGCAGGAGTGATGGGATACCCTGCAAAAAATTTCACGCCGGCGAAAAGCGAGCCGATGGCAATCGCTTCATTGCCGGTGAACACAAGTTTAGCTTCGTGATTCTTGACTTTCCAATCGTAACGCGGCCGGGTGTTTTCCACTTGCGCCAGTTGCACGCCTGCGCTAAAAGCAGCGAGATTGCCCCGCAGCACTGCCTCGCTTTTTTTGGCAAAGCGTTGCTGAATCGCTTGCTCAAATCCGCTTTGCGGCAAATCAAACCAACCGGAGAGAAATCCCAAAGCGACCAAATTTTTGGCGAGCGCCGCGTTGGTTTCTTTTTTGGAAGTGGCGCTGAACGGCACGGCAACAAACCGCGCCTTGGCGGGAAACGTCAAACGCTCGGGCGGGGCGTCTTCACTGTCATGAAAAATCACGGCGCGCTCGCGCAGGCGTACTTCGCCGGCAAAACGATGATAATTGTTCCAGCTCAACACCACCAGCGCATCGAGGTGATCGCCTTGTGATAACACGGGCGACTTGCGCAAGCGAATTTGCGCCAGGCTCTCGCCGCCGCGAATTTGCGGGCCGTAGCTCTTGATCATCATGCTGTACAAACCGTCTTGCGAGGTGGCATGCACGAGAATTTCGCCCGCGCTCACCACGCCTTCACCGCCGCTGCCGACAATCGCCAGCGTTAAATCTTCTTCGTACATGCGTTGGCCTCCACATCGTGAATCGTAAAAAACGTGACACTCTGCCGTGTCGCAGAAATTTCAGAATCTCCTGTACCCACATGGGGCCAA encodes:
- a CDS encoding 2-oxoacid:ferredoxin oxidoreductase subunit beta, giving the protein MGNYTATHYRSGVKPVWCPGCGDFGVLNAIYQALGRLQLPLEEVAIVSGIGCSSRLPGYVKTYGFNSIHGRALPVAQGVKLARPETTVIAVAGDGDGLSIGGGHFPHTARRNIDMTYIMMDNGIYGMTKGQTSPTTGSDHETKSTPYGIIEDAINPIKLALSYEVSFIARSFSSNVKQCVDLIVQAIQHPGFAFVQILSPCVTFVGKDQFDIIRDLAVDLPAEYDPASLDQAWQVSNEIGKISLGVIYRMQTQTYQERLLRLTQLAKQEGGADFEALLREYHVSEPVAEPEMD
- a CDS encoding formate--tetrahydrofolate ligase, producing the protein MLTNLEIAQRATLNPIRNIMDQLGITDDDFEFYGKYTGKIKLETLEKFSSRPEGKLILVTAMTPTSHGEGKTLTTVGLGQALARIGKKGMIALREPSLGPVFGIKGGATGGGYSQVIPMELINLHFNGDIHAVTAAHNLLAAMLDNHLHQGNALNIDVTNIQWNRTMDMNDRALRHIVVGLGGRVNSIPRESGFVITAASEVMAILALAGSRKDLKHRLGEIVVGYNRKGDIVKARDLLANNGMAVILNDAIMPNLVQTIEHTPALVHAGPFANIAHGTSSVIADRIALKLADYVVTECGFGADLGGEKFFDIVCRQSGLWPSAVVIVATCRAMKLHGGVPDQAQELSKENPEAFKKGLINLETHVRNMRKFGVPVLVAVNKFPFDTQAEINMIFDLCQRLEVDCAAHEAFMKGGEGVIALAEKVVAKAESYKNPKPAFLYDLNLSVQEKVRKIAMEIYGAEEVYFEKKAQKKIEAFISHGYGTLPICMAKTQASLTDNPRALAAPKGWTLTVTDAQLSAGAGFLVMICGDMMLMPGLPQTPAAMKMDVDDHGTITGLF
- a CDS encoding DUF433 domain-containing protein; translation: MNPLLQRISVDPNICFGKPCIRGTRIWVSLILDFLAAGMTMAEILEEYPHLTDQDILAAIAYGAEMSRERYVDIPLDQAA
- a CDS encoding 2-oxoacid:acceptor oxidoreductase subunit alpha — encoded protein: MYEEDLTLAIVGSGGEGVVSAGEILVHATSQDGLYSMMIKSYGPQIRGGESLAQIRLRKSPVLSQGDHLDALVVLSWNNYHRFAGEVRLRERAVIFHDSEDAPPERLTFPAKARFVAVPFSATSKKETNAALAKNLVALGFLSGWFDLPQSGFEQAIQQRFAKKSEAVLRGNLAAFSAGVQLAQVENTRPRYDWKVKNHEAKLVFTGNEAIAIGSLFAGVKFFAGYPITPASEVMEWMAAQLPKFDGVFIQTEDEIAAITMAIGASFAGKKAMTATSGPGLSLMTEAIGLAAMAELPLVIIDVQRAGPSTGIPTKTTQADLFHAVFGGHGNLPRVVLAPTDAADAIAIAVHAFYLAEKYQVPVLVLSDQFLGQRLEVIPKVNFDALKPKIITRQFASGEELQPYQRFKMTETGVSPISAPGIKGGMYTAAGIEHDETGRPTSNAELDEKMTHKRALKNQVILREEPNLLWRCGDHDPDIGILAWGSTTGVVQEAVTKLQAEGHKVAALVLRQLAPLPVAPVQAFLDQLEGLLIVELADGQFYSYLKSQLALPHSTRVHKHTGAALFTVQEILDAIQEVDSLWETTLQHTIAAE